A stretch of Spirochaetaceae bacterium DNA encodes these proteins:
- a CDS encoding metallophosphoesterase gives MLNSEGALFTHYTIKDRAVPEAFDGFKIAFISDFHYKSTLREAGLAVIIKQLNESGADIIILGGDYAEGRQRANLTERREANLRELFSYLVKLQAPYGVYAVLGNHDDYHLRNRVIAEINRAGITNLENNGLALSRGSQRLWLAGVADMRFSLPNLPAALAGRRPDDFTILVSHTPDFVEQYDVSAINLVLSGHTHGGQVTFLGWAPFTSSRYRQRYKYGLVPLPSGNGQIIITSGIGTSLLNVRLGPPEEIVIITLRAN, from the coding sequence TAGGGCTGTTCCAGAGGCTTTTGACGGCTTTAAAATTGCTTTTATCAGCGATTTTCACTATAAAAGCACCTTACGCGAGGCTGGCCTTGCTGTAATTATTAAGCAGCTTAATGAGAGCGGGGCCGATATAATTATTTTAGGCGGCGACTATGCCGAAGGCCGCCAGCGAGCCAATTTAACCGAGCGGCGCGAAGCCAATTTAAGAGAACTTTTTAGCTACCTAGTTAAGCTGCAAGCTCCCTACGGGGTTTATGCCGTACTTGGTAACCACGATGACTACCATTTGCGTAACCGTGTTATAGCCGAAATAAACCGTGCCGGTATTACTAACCTCGAAAATAACGGTTTAGCCCTTAGTAGAGGCAGCCAGCGTCTTTGGTTAGCTGGGGTAGCCGATATGCGCTTTAGCTTACCTAACCTTCCGGCCGCTCTTGCCGGCCGCCGGCCAGATGATTTTACCATTTTGGTAAGCCATACCCCCGACTTTGTGGAGCAGTACGATGTTAGCGCCATTAATTTAGTGCTTAGCGGCCATACACATGGCGGGCAGGTAACCTTTTTGGGCTGGGCTCCCTTTACCAGCAGCCGTTATAGGCAAAGATACAAATATGGTTTAGTGCCGCTGCCTAGCGGTAATGGCCAAATTATTATTACCAGCGGCATTGGTACCTCGCTGTTAAATGTACGGCTTGGCCCGCCGGAAGAAATAGTTATTATTACCTTAAGAGCAAATTAA